tgcatgTTCCTGAgcggccgagttacagttttgacttaaatctacttgaaaatctatggcaacacctgaaaatgactgtctagcaatgaccaacaaccaatttgacagagcttgaagaatttttcaaataatatttggcaaatgttgcacaatccaggtgtggaaagctcttagagactcacagcTAATATTACTGCCAacggtgcttctacaaagttttGTTTCAGGGGTGTGCATACTCACGTAAATTAGatctttctgtttttcattttcaataaatttgcaaacatttctaaaaacatgttttcactttgttgttatgggctattgtgtgtagatggttgagggggaaaatatacatttaatccatattgaattcaggctgtaacatgtggaataagtcaaggagtatgaatactttctgatggcacgGTACTTGTGAAAAAAAAGTTATTGAAAAAAACGTATACGAGAGGGTAGCAACAAGAAGCAAAACACACACCGTCTGCAATTATCAGCGGCATGCATTGTCAGAAGATAAATCCAACAAAGTCAAAGATACAGCCTTTTTCTGTACACAGCCTTAATTAATGTCCTTCGACATTCTTACTTAAACATTATTGTCTCCTTTTTTAGAGTCCATGACACCACATGAAGAACAACTAACATTCAGAAAACTGGTTCAGCTTGCGAAAGGAGACAAAAAAGATGGCACACAACAAGGGGTCATCTCTGTCCAATGCCCGTGGTCGTGAAATGTATGTTGGAAGTCAAATCAGGGATTCCCTTTCACTTCTGGATGTTTTGTACGCAAATGCATTTGAAGAAGAGGACATAGACTCCAAAGTAGCTAAGAAGACCGAGGTAGATTTTTACAGAGGAGCCCCACCTCAATGGCTTAACTTCTGCTGGGCTGAAAGGGCAACTTCAGCTGATAAAACAACAACCTTTATAAAAAGAGACGGGTACACGGAGCtgatacaaaatattaagaaacCATGTAAGGGTGACCTGACTTCTACCATGAATCTGATGTATCAGCCAGGCAGTGGGGGAACCACTCTGGCCAAGCAGGTTCTCTGGGACATGAGGAAAACACTGAGGTGTGCTGTTCTAACAGGCCCTACCTCAGATATTACTGCTATCGCCAAGCAGGTGATTCACCTTTTCACTGCAGGCGGTCAAGGCCACCAGAACACTGTGCTCTTACTGCTGGAAGATGAGCGTATTCTGGAGAATCTGCAGGATGCCATCATCAAAGAGATTACAGACCGAAACATTACAACCCACATGCCTGTGGTCATCATTTTAAACTGTGTGCGTAAGGAAGTTATCAAACAAGAGGACCATAACAAATCAAGACATGTTATTCTCAGGATGGAACTTTCTGAAGCAGAGAAAAAACAGTTTGAGGAGAAACAGATTGAGATCAGTCGAAGCTACAGCAATGAACACAAACAGTTTCATGGCTTTAACATAATGCGAGAAAATTTCAGTGGAGATTATGTTAAAGAAACATGTGCCTTTTTAGATGTCAGGAAAAAAAGAAGGCCTAAAAAATCCCAGCTTCTTTCATTCTTATCACTGGTGAATGCCTATGTCCCTGGATCCCACCTTCTGGAGTCTCAATGTCAGGCATTCCTGGGGCCTCCAGATCCCAATTATGGAGGCCCTTCCTTTGAGCAGCGAATGGAGCCTTTCAGTCATCTGATAGTGACATTCCCTTCACAACAGGGACAAGACAAACATGTCCGCATGGCTCACCCACTGATTGCACAGCAGTGTGTTAAGGTATTGGCTACAGCAGGTGTGACCAGGAGTGATACAGCAAGGAACTTTCTGATAGACTTTTGTGGAGAAGAGGTGCAGCAACATTTGATGCCTGTCATCAAAGACATGCTAACTAAGAGGGAAATCACAGTGGACCATCAGCAGAATACAGGACATGTATGTGTTTTACAAAACAAGCCAACGAAAAGGGaaatgggagaagagaggaaagacacGTTTTCCAGGTTGATTCACGATATTGAAGCCAATGAAATCAAAAGCAATTGTGTATCTGTTTTGCAATTAGCTTCAGAGAAAATCACGCAAAACCCATTTTTTCCTCAAGCTCTTGCTCGTTTCTTTTACCTTAGGATGGAGGACTATGGTGTAGCAGAGCAGTGGGCAAAAATAGCAAAAGACAGAGATCCTAAGAATTCATTTGTTGCTGACACTCTGGGGCAAGTATACAAGAAACATTTAAATAGCAGGGTCCATGATCCTTCCATCTCTGCACAAGACATCTTGCAACTGGCAGTAAAGGCATTTGAGGCTTTCAAAGATGTGGAAAGGGCTGCTGAAAATGAGCAAGGAGCAGACATGCAAGATGATGGTATGACAAAAGTTTCACACATCTTTAACAACAGAGGACTATTTGGATATCTACGGGTTGCCAACATCGTTTTTGACTCACTTGTCTCTCTTGACAATAACTGGCAAAAGGTCCTTACCATGGAAATATCCGCTGACTCCTTTTTCATATCAATCAATCAGCTCTTCAAGTACAAGCCACTCATCATCAACCTCAGGGATGAGGTGGAGAGGAAATTTGAGTTTTTTGATGGTTACCTGACGTACTCCAAGCCCAGCATGAAAATAAATGAACCAAATTACTTTCAGACTGATGTCAAGAACTGTTACTGCAAATACGTGGGGACATGTACACCTATACACTCAGAGTCTGCAATAGATGTACCCCTCCAGAAGCTCAAAGAAGAAATGGCCATTACTTTCCCTGGACTGCTTTGCTGTCTTGATAAGGGCTATGATGAATCTAACTTGAGCCGAATAACAAAATTGTGGGAGGAAATACAAGAATGTGAAAAAAAGAAAGATGGTGGTGGTGAGAACAAAGCTGCCCAAAACTTCATCCTTGCCAACATCATCTTAAGCAAAGTTGAAGCAGCATCTCCAATGCTTACCCCTTTGCCAATCCTAAGAAGAACTCTGGAGAGACATCTATTGGCCAATTACAGTAACCAAACCCCCGAGTTTTACCTCTTAGTCCTTTTGCTGTTTTGGCCCGAGGAGCATAAGAAAATAGGATTCAATATTGACCTCAATAAACGTATTATTGAGATGCAAGACTCCTACAACAACACATACAAGAAGCATCTTCGCTCAAGGTACCTTCGCCCCCTTATTTTCCTGGGAAAGGGTGAGGGTTTGAGCAGATTGGTTCATAGATCAAAAATAGACAACCTATTCGTAAAGGAGAATCAAATGGCAAGGCCAGAGGCAAGGACAGACACTATCAGTGGTGAGGTGTGGAGAAAACCCAGTGTCCAGGACCTTCTTCTTCCAGTCAATGGAGTGGTTAGACAGCACAGGGTGTTTGCGCGTGTTGATGGCAAGGAGATTGAAGTCTGTGCCGACCAACAAAGCAAAGTTTGGAAGTCTGGAGACGTCTGCTTCTACCTTGGCTTCACCATTAGAGGTCCTGTGGCCTATGGCATACAGTACCCATCCCATCACGGACATTTCTTCCATTCAGATAGGATGACAGGGGAGGTACCTCGTAAAATGTTGGAAGTACCTGACATCAAATCGATCAAAGACGGTAAGGCAGTTACTGTATAGTCATATATTTCTCATTTTCATCTCTATTGTCTCTCACTAAAGTTAATTTACGTTTTTGACACGAGTGACACAAGAGACTTCCAAACCCACTGACGATTagtaaagctcaaaccaagtttaatCACCCAAAGGATAAGACATCTTCACACAGTCACTggtatttaacccttcctcctatgctcCTACCCTTACACCTCTGAACATccaatacatctctgttgctagacagaattttagtgatatctgttcttcctcacttcatctgacctaaCCTGACCTCTGCTCAAATTCCTCACTTCTCCTCAAGTCACAACTGTCATGTTGACATGTACCAGACTGTGGCCATTCTTCTTCCCATAGGATCCCTCATGTCTAACAATAACATATTCTGACTGAATGTAAACGTtctacattcccctctctccctcagtgaaaTGAATACAGatacttcatattttcaagtttAGAACTCAGAACCCATCACCACCAATCTACACGGGGGAAACAGTGACGCTGGGAGTATTTGTGACTCATCTCATGGAGATTATTGTTAGCACTAAATATAATTCTTATGATATTTGTCATATCATTGATTTTACATTGCTTTGAGTACCAGGAAATTAAGACTGTACAGTCATTGCCAAAagatttgagaatgacacaaatattaatttacacaaagtctgctgcttcagtgtccttagttttgtcagatgttactatagaaaactgaagtataattacaagcatttcataagtgtcaaaggcttttattgacaattacatgaagttgatgcaaagagtcaatatttgcagtgttgactcttctttttcaagacctctgcaatctgccctggcatgctgtcaattaacttctgggccacatcctgactgatggcagcccattcttgcataatcaatgcttggagtttgtcagaaaatgtgggtttttgtttgtccacccgcctcttgaggattgaccacaagttctcaatgggattaaggtctggggagtttcctggccatggacccaaaatatcgatgttttgttccccgagccacttagttatcacttttgccttatgacaaggtgctccatcatgttgggaaaggcattgttcatcaccaaactgttcctggatggtcaGAAGAAGTTTCTctaggaggatgtgttggtaccgttctttgttcatggctgtgttcttaggcaaaattgtgagtgagcccacttccttggctgagaagcatccccacacatgaatggtctcaggatgctttactgttggcatgacacaggactgatggtagcgttcACCTTGCCTTctcccggatgccccaaacaatgggaaaggggattcatcagagaaaatgactttaacccagtcctcagcagtccaatccctgtaacttttgcagaatatcagtctgtccctgatgtttttcctggagagaagtggcttctttgctgcccttcttgacaccaggccatcctccaaaagtctttgcctcactgtgtctGCAGATGCACTcgcacctgcctgctgccattcctgagcaagctctgtactggtgatgccccgatcccacagctgaatcaactttaggagatggtcctggcgcttgctggactttcttgggcgccctgaagccttcttcacaacatttGAACCACTCtcattgaagttcttgatgatccgataaatggttgatttaggtgcaatcttactggcagcaatatccttgcctgtgaagccattttagtgcaaagcaatgatgacggcacgtgtttccttgcaggtaaccatggctgacagaggaagaacaatgattccatgcACCACCCtccttccagtctgttattcgaactcaatcagcatgaaaGAGTGatttccagccttgtcctcatcaacactcacacctgtgttaacgagagaatcactgacgtgatgtcagctggtccttttgtggcagggctgaaatgcagtggaaatgtttttgggggattcagttaatttgcatggctaagagggactttgcaattcattgcaattcatctcatcactcttcataacattctagaGTATATGTAAATTGCCattatacaaactgaggcagcagactctgtgaaaatttatatttgtgtcattctcaaaacttttggccacgactgtattaaCACAGTGGTTAGTACTTTGTGTACTTGATTTTCTGATTGATATGTCTGTCCCCAGAGCCCGTGAGAAGCTGCGCAACATGTGCCAATGTCATGGTGAGTACAATAGTAGTAGATAAGTGTTTGACAAATCCAAATTCTTTACCACCACCTATGTTGACTGTGCTCGGAATTCATGAATGTAAATTGTTTTCAGGAAAAATAAGAAAATGTGGTGGGAAAATCCCAAAAATGTAGCTCCATTTTCAGATGGAATTACCCAATTGACAGCAGGATTATAAAAGAGTTCTTTGTGGAGGGGTAGGGTTCTACCAACAATCCTTGTcatctgaagaaccctttttgggagACAATGGATATTTGTAAGGCAAAGGGTTCTACGTAAAACCATTAACATGCAAAGAACTGTTTTTGGAAGAAaagtatatttagattttttttaaggCAAGAAGGtttctttggaaggcaagaaaCCTTCTACACAGAACCCCTTCTGAATCTGAATAAGTTTATTtattgtacatttttattttacataGTGCCTGGACATTTGTGTTTAAACTTTAACTTCAGGAGTTTAAAAAGATAGGTGTGAGTAAACCTATATGGGAATATTTGTGCATATATCTGGTATTCCCTTTTATCATTTGACATGTAACTGACATagtggtgtaaaataaccccAGTGTTGATATTAATAACCAGCTGAGTGGTTGTCATTTTTCCTCTATGTAGAGTATAACATTAAAAACCACACCCATCAAtatcatacactgctcaaaaaaataaagggaacacttaaacaacacaatgtaactccaagtcaatcacacttctgtgaaatcaaactgtccacttaggaagcaacactgattgacaataaatgtcacatgctgttgtgcaaatggaatcgacaacaggtggaaattataggcaattagcaagacacccccaataaaggagtggttctgcagaccacttctcagttcctatgcttcctggctgatgttttggtcacttttgaatgctggcggtgctttcactcttgtggtagcatgagacggagtctacaacccacacatgtggctcaggtagtgcagctcatccaggatggcacatcaatgcgagctgtggcaagaaggtttgctgtgtctgtcagcgtagtgtccagagcatggaggcgctaccgggagacaggccagtacatcaggagatgtggaggaggccgtaggagggcaacaacccagcagcaggaccgctacctccgcctttgtgcaaggaggagcactgccagagccctgcaaaatgacctccagcaggccacaaatgtgcatgtgtctgctcaaactgtcagaaacagactccatgcttacagcccaacaccgtgcaggacgtttggcatttgccagagaacaccaagattggcaaattcgccactggtgccctgtgctcttcacagatgaaagcaggttcacactgagcacatgtgacagacgtgacagtctggagacgctgtggagaacattctgctgcctgcaacatcctccagcatgaccggtttggcggtggatcagtcatggtgtggggtggcatttctttggggtgccgctcagccctccatgtgcctgcaagaggtagcctgactgccattaggtaccgagatgagatcctcagaccccttgtgagaccatatgctggtgtggttggccctgggttcctcctaatgcaaggcaatgctagacctcatgtggctggagtgtgtcagcagttcctgcaagaggaaggcattgatgctatggactggtctgcccgttccccagacctgaatccaattgagcacatctgggacatcatgtctcgctccatccaccaacaacAAGGCTTTTTAAAAGtagcaccacagactgtccaggagttggcggatgctttagtccaggtctgggaggagatccctcaggagaccatccgccacctcatcaggagcatgcccaggcgttgtagggaggtcatacaggcacgcggaggccacacacactactgagcctcattttgacttgttttaaggacattacatcaaagttggatcagcctgtagtgtggttttccactttaattttgagtgtgactccaaatccaggcctccatgggttgataaatttgatttccattgataatttttgtgtgattttgttgtcagcacattcaactatgtaaagaaaaaagtatttaataagaatatttcattcattcagatctaggatgtgttattttagtgttccctttatttttttgagcagtgtatttcccAGCATATTCTATTGCCGGTTGATTTtaagaattgtttgtttcaaaaCCTGTGCTATTGCATGTACATTGACTGGTTGATTAATCTTGTGCTacaaaaagataaataacatacatatTCCTAAACTAATACAGTCTGTTAGTCCTTGGActtattgcacccgttactgGGATGGTTGTTCAAGTTTAGATTTAGTCTCATTTATCAATATTCCCTACCCTGACAGttattctgaatgcaggttgtgggtgATACAAATTTGAATTGTTGGATATCCTCacactggctggattccaattccaattccacatcactttgcaagtgagcataatgtgacttgcaggcctgctgtggcctgtaaaccaggagtttccTACCACCACTGTGTTATTGTATAACTAGGCATTCAAagaaaggccttatgatatatgtaatgtaatgtattgtcataaaaaGTTTCATTGGTTAAGGTTGGTGGAACCATTCATAGAGGGTTCTAATGAAGAACCCTCCAAAAATAAAAGGGTTCTAAGTAGATAcattcatagagggttctaggtagaaccatttACAGGGGGTTCTATGATGAACCCtacatagagggttctaggtagaaacctctgcaaagggttctacctagcacaaaaaagggttcccctatggggacCAACCAAAGAACCCTATATTGTTTAATTTAGctactttttttctaagagtgtattgtTCAAATCAGAAACCATTCTTCATTCatgtaaaaataaatgtatagaATAAGGTTTACAAAAGTGAAGGAAAAGAAACCCTTCAAAGTACATATTTTAcactaaaatgtttttaaaatgatGTCGTAATTACAGTTTGATCATCTGTGATAATCAGAGATCAATGTTCTCTTATTCAGGAGTCTACCAACTGGGTTCAGGTTGAACCTGTGGTCATCATTGAAGAAGCCCCAATGTTCAGGTACACTCCTGGAATGTATTAGTCCCTCACCATATACAGAATGATAAAAGCTTTCAGGTTTGCTATCCAACAATTCTGTTTTAAGATAACAGTAACTAGATGGAATAAACCTCCTATCCATTATTTAAAGAAAGTCTGACTTTATAGCATTTGTTGAACTACTTGTAAAAACGTAGGAAATACAAGTATGTGAGGATCTACAGAAAAGTTTAACAAAGTAAAGTAACTGTTATTATGTTTGTCAACTGCTGATAAACAATTAAATACATGACTTACTTACTAAATCCATTCTGTCTTCTTTTCATGCCGTACCTAGCATGTCTCCCGCGGGGCGCTACGAGTGCAGAGTATCAGGGCTCCGATGGGTGTGTAAAGACCATGTCAGTCTGCAGTATCAATTCAGCTCCTGGGAACCTCACAGTGCAATGATGAAAAGCTTGGGGTACAAGCAAGGAGGCCCCCTATTGGACGTCACAATCATTGCAGGAGAACTGGAAGAAGTACATCTGCCACATTTTGCCTGTTTCGGTATGGGCGTAGATTTTTTTAAAACTAAAATATAACTGATGCAAACTACTTTTAAAAAGCCTTGTTGTTGATGTCAACCTGATGTTTATGCAAATGTGCCTGTTTTTATCTCTGCAGGCGATGATCCCTCCTTCAAAGAGAAAGTGAGAGTTCTACATGTAGAAGACTGTGGTGTGTCCGTAAAACAAGTGGATGAAGTCACCCGCTTCCACGTCAAGATCCTCCATCCAACCTTCTCTCCAAAAGGAGTTCTCGTGAGATCTGGCTTTCCGCTGAAAGTACACTGTGACTTGCTGCTCTACCAGGCCAAGGCCCCATCTTGGACAGACTCCTGAAGAGAGGAGTCATCACTGACAATGGCTACAGTGACGTGAGATCTGAAAGAACCAAACAGAAGAAGATGAGGAAGCTCTTTGATGGGCCCCTGACAGGATGTGGCCCCAAAGGCAAAGATATTTTCTTAGAGATCCTGAAAGAGCAGGAGCCATTTCTAATCAGAGAATTGAAGGGTGAATGAGAAGCTGAATACATTTGAAGTTTAATTTTAGGGGAAAGGACACGGATGACAAGACTCCTAGACAGGGGTTATCGCTGACGAGGGCTATGATAAGTTGATGGTTAAATGCACCACCCAGGACCAGATGAGGACGCTCTACTCAGGACCAACAAAGTTAAGTGGCACCAAAGACACCTTCTATGTCATCCTGGAGGAGCTTGTATCATCCCTGATCGATGAACTATTAATTGACAAACCACCTATAATCATTGATAGGTGAATGAAGAAGGAGTGGTGAAATGTTTCTTTAAAAAAGGGCAGAAATCTGATGGCAGTTTCACTTTGTTTCTTTGTGTGTTAATGACTTTGTGAAAATAATCACAAATGTTTAAAAGAAAACACTTTTTATGGAGGGTTGGAGTTTGAttagaattgtatttatttatttagagaCAAGAAAATATATAAAGGAAagattttaaataaaaatgtaatgacTTAATTTAGGCAACTATGTGAATGACAAGTCAGTGATGGTAAGGAATACCAGTGATCAGCATGTCAatcaaaatacaaatatataacaTTGTAAAGCTTTATTCAACAGCTTATAACAGCTGTTTCTATCATCCGTACTGGGCAGGCGTGTCCTCCCAAGCATCAATATGACAAACTCTTACCAGTGGCTTTGTTTGTGTCTTGTAAAGTATTGCATTAAAGCAAACCCTCTGCCACACCTGCTGCATACAAACTTCATTTATTTCTGATGCGTTTTCTGATGCCCTTTAAATTACCTAGCTGGGCAAAATATTTCCTGCATATGTCACAATGGTATGGCTTCTCCACTGTGTGGATTCTCGGATGGACTTCCAGCTCCACTTCAAATAAATAAAAGGACTTCCGTCACAGTAGTGAAGCTTCACCCGTGTCTCTTCTCGTGGGTTCTGAGTGACAATTTGTCCACGGATCTGCAATCACACGTTCAACACGCAAACGATTTCTCTTCCGTGTGTGTCGGAACATGTCTTCCCAAACTCAACTCTTGACTGAACTGTTAACTGCGGTCAGGGAAACTGCAAGCGTACGGCTTCTCCTTGATGTGTGTTTGCTGAAGTGTTTTCATGTTACTTAGCTGGGCGAAATCTTTCCGCATATGTCACAATGGTATgacttctcccctgtgtggatgCTCTGATGGATATTAAGCTCATATGGTAATAAAAAGGACTTCCCACACTCATCACAGTAGTAAGGTTTCACCCCAGTGTGTCTCTTCTCGTGGGTTCTGAGCGACGATTTGTCCGCGGCTCTGTAATCACATGTGGAACAAgcaaatggtttctctcctgtatgagTACGAACATGTATTTGCAAAATCAACGCATGACTGAACCGTTTACCACAGTCGGGTAAACTGCAAGTGTATGGTTTCTCCTTGGTGTGAGTTCGCTGGTGCGTCTTCAAGGTGGCCAGACATCGGAACCTCAGCCCGCATTGCGAGCATTCCTGCGGTTTGTTGCCCGTGTGGATCTGTTTGTGTCTGGACCAGGTGGTGTAGTTGGAGAACTTGCTGCCACATACATTGCAGGAGAAGGGTTTGGCGCCTGTGTGAACCCGTTGGTGATCTTTCAGATGTGATTGAAGTCGGAAGCTTTTCCCGCACTCCGAGCAGCAGTGTGGTTTCAGTCCGGAATGAAGGAGCTTAAGGGGGGGCCCGACTCTCCCCATCCTGCGGAAAAATTGGATTTGTTCCCCCAAATATATCACTGTTAACATAACTATTTCATTTCAATACTATTAATAATACGCAATGAAAGCACTTGTGCTGATTATAGACACTTAATAGCGCGTTTTTACGTTTCACAAATTGCGACACCCGCCCTTTGCCTCACAATGGTTG
The genomic region above belongs to Oncorhynchus kisutch isolate 150728-3 linkage group LG16, Okis_V2, whole genome shotgun sequence and contains:
- the LOC109906334 gene encoding sterile alpha motif domain-containing protein 9-like, with product MAHNKGSSLSNARGREMYVGSQIRDSLSLLDVLYANAFEEEDIDSKVAKKTEVDFYRGAPPQWLNFCWAERATSADKTTTFIKRDGYTELIQNIKKPCKGDLTSTMNLMYQPGSGGTTLAKQVLWDMRKTLRCAVLTGPTSDITAIAKQVIHLFTAGGQGHQNTVLLLLEDERILENLQDAIIKEITDRNITTHMPVVIILNCVRKEVIKQEDHNKSRHVILRMELSEAEKKQFEEKQIEISRSYSNEHKQFHGFNIMRENFSGDYVKETCAFLDVRKKRRPKKSQLLSFLSLVNAYVPGSHLLESQCQAFLGPPDPNYGGPSFEQRMEPFSHLIVTFPSQQGQDKHVRMAHPLIAQQCVKVLATAGVTRSDTARNFLIDFCGEEVQQHLMPVIKDMLTKREITVDHQQNTGHVCVLQNKPTKREMGEERKDTFSRLIHDIEANEIKSNCVSVLQLASEKITQNPFFPQALARFFYLRMEDYGVAEQWAKIAKDRDPKNSFVADTLGQVYKKHLNSRVHDPSISAQDILQLAVKAFEAFKDVERAAENEQGADMQDDGMTKVSHIFNNRGLFGYLRVANIVFDSLVSLDNNWQKVLTMEISADSFFISINQLFKYKPLIINLRDEVERKFEFFDGYLTYSKPSMKINEPNYFQTDVKNCYCKYVGTCTPIHSESAIDVPLQKLKEEMAITFPGLLCCLDKGYDESNLSRITKLWEEIQECEKKKDGGGENKAAQNFILANIILSKVEAASPMLTPLPILRRTLERHLLANYSNQTPEFYLLVLLLFWPEEHKKIGFNIDLNKRIIEMQDSYNNTYKKHLRSRYLRPLIFLGKGEGLSRLVHRSKIDNLFVKENQMARPEARTDTISGEVWRKPSVQDLLLPVNGVVRQHRVFARVDGKEIEVCADQQSKVWKSGDVCFYLGFTIRGPVAYGIQYPSHHGHFFHSDRMTGEVPRKMLEVPDIKSIKDEPVRSCATCANVMESTNWVQVEPVVIIEEAPMFSMSPAGRYECRVSGLRWVCKDHVSLQYQFSSWEPHSAMMKSLGYKQGGPLLDVTIIAGELEEVHLPHFACFGDDPSFKEKVRVLHVEDCGVSVKQVDEVTRFHVKILHPTFSPKGVLVRSGFPLKVHCDLLLYQAKAPSWTDS